AGAATTTGAATGAGTGTATTATAATCTATTTAAGGGGTAGTTAAGTAATATCAATAAATTTGAATTAGTGTATTATAATCTATTTAAGGGGTAGCTAAGTAATATCAACAAATTACCCAAGTTCCTTCCCGTCAGGTATGGTAGAAAGGATCAGGATCGCCTCCAGGGAGGCGTgcacccagggtgctgccagagGGCATCCAGCGGCtgagctgtgccacacacatctcagtgcccgcctagggatgtgtgcacaGCTCAACGGCTAGTAGCACCCTAGGCATACTGGGCTCcatggagacgagctaaattctgaTAGAGAGGAGAATTGTCTTTCAGCTATTGACCTTTTCTCCATCtaggtgtgagagagagaggaagaataaatcgggatggagagagagagatcagagaagggagaaacagagaagaatgCAAGGGAGAACGtaaggggtgtcaaacggttcGTTCAGTCGATTTGGCCAGTTTGAATCAGTTTTGGTCCCGGAACaagtgagaccaaaaccaaactattaagaaattttgttttcaatcggtttcgatttttttttataccgGGATAATATCAGTTTAGATCTGTTAGCTTTTTTCGGgtttgaaccacaatgaaattttatattcataatttatagtgaagaaagatttgataaaaaaacattcacccccccccaaaaaaaaagatttgataAAAACAGTTTAATTCACTTCCCAAAGCcaaacaagtaaataaccatgaataagaaaattgatttgatatgttGATGTTGTAATCCGAACAAAGGGGAATAAATTGAttttgagaggagagagaaggtcTGTAGATTTTGAGAGAGTCTGAACAGGttgctcttggtgatggccggcaggcCATTAGCTTAGGCTAATGGTCTCCCTCCCATCCTCACTCCGGGAGAGGGGGAGACAAGGATGATTTCGGGTGTTAGGGGTGCTCTTGTCGATTTGAATGGGGGTGCTGCTAAGGGGGGGAGTGGTGGTGATGCTCCTTTTTCGGGTGGTGGTGCTGCAGGGTCTGCTTTGAGTGTTGATCTACAAGGTGGTATTATTGTTTGTTTGAATAAGGATGCTGCTTGTGGAGAGGTTGGTGGTGGTGCTTCTTCTTCGTATGGTGGGGCTGCAATTTCCTTTTTGAGTGCTGCTGCACTAGGAGGGTCTCATTCGAtaggaggaaggaaggaaggaggtgATTCTAGTGAATCTACAAATGTGAGCAAAAAGAAGGCTGGTGTCCCTTGGTCGGCattattctcttcttcatcttcttctacttgtGGAGATGGTTTAAAGTTATCGTTTGTTGAACCATAGTAGATAGATGGTTTCAAGACTGCCAAGTGCTCTTCCTCAATAATTAAGAGTGGCATGGAGAAATGGAGAAACACCCTGATGGGTCATTTTATCGGAGGTAGACCTAGCTTCCCCTTTGCTCATGATATGCTTCTGAAGCAATGGGAAGTATCGCGGCATGTGGATGTCAATCTGATGGATAGTGGCatattcattttccattttaatCTTGAAGAAGACAAGATTAGGGTGCTTGAAGGTGGCCCCTGGTATGTTCAAAAAAGACCGATGGTCCTTCGACCTTGGAACCCGAATGCATGCATGGAGAAAGTGGATCGGTGTTCTGTACCAATCTGGATTTCTCTCCCAAACCTTCCATTTCACTTCTGGTCTTCTGTAGCTCTTAGTTCAATTGGAAGTATCATTGGGAGACCCGTTGTGTCAGACAAGATGACCAAGTCTATGGAGCGCTTGTCATATGCGAGGTTATGTGTGGAAGTTTCTGCGTGCAATGAGCTCCGTTCTTCCATCCCAGTCTATGACGACGAGGGATTTTGCTTTCACCAGCGTGTTGTTTATGAATGGAAGCCACCCCTGTGCAAGCATTATAAAGTTTTTGGGCATTCGGACTCCAATAGCAGTTTTTGCAGCCAAGAAGCTAAACAGAAGAATTCGGGGTTCAAGAGAGAATGGAGAGTGAAGAATCCTTTGCAGCCCAGTTCTCGTGAAGGTGGAGTTGCTGGAGATGGGGTGGCTAGTTTGACCGGAGATGTTGGTGTTGCTTTGGCCAGAAATGACACTAGGCAGTGGGCTGGATAGCTGGGCGtggaaaattcaaatttcaaattggTTTCCTTTAATTCTAGCAATAATAAAGGAAAGGAGAATCCAACCAATCTTTGAAGATGGATTCTATTAGGAGTAAGAAGGGAACAACAAATATCCTCTCCAAAGATCGTGGAAAATCTAAAGATAAGGAGGTTACTCACCCTAATGCTTTTGCCTTGTTGGAAGATCTAACGGAGGAGGTGTGCTATGACCCGGAAGATATGATGCTGGACCCGGATTCTTGTGCGATCTTATTAggaaatgatttatttgatgaGGTGGACAAAGAGGATGGAGAAATCTGTGTACAACCATTGAATATTCTCCCTAGTTCAGGAGAGAAAAGGGCGGCCATGGATGGAAAAAATATATTGGAGAAGGGCAAAATCGGTGGAGAGGATCTTGGGGATTTgaattcaatttcaaaatcttCCCATATTGAGCAGATTCTTAATGAGGAGGacaaagaggaaggagagatatATGTCCAGCTGTTGAATTCTCTTCCTAATTTGGGAGAAGGGAAGATTCTCTTAGATGAAGATTTTCTGGAGGAGGAAGGCAGATTCGGTGGGAAGGATTTGGGGGGGTTTCCTTTCCTATAGGATTATCTTTCCAATATGAATTCTGATTCAAATTCTTGCCTTAGCAAGAATAATGATGTTGATCCcttggagaaaagagagattatTGGAGCGAATATTGCAAGAAGATCTACTAAGGTGGCCAACAATATTTCGTTGGAGTTGCTTGAATTAGAAGGCGCCAAGATCTCAAAAGGAGCACGGACTCTGAGGGAGAAAGGGACAATCTTACCTTCTAAGACTTCTACCAATTTCAAAAGGTTGAAAAAGCAGGCTGTTGAGATTCGCTCCACTCAAGGGTCTTCAGGGAAAGGTATGGGCCATTTaattccattctcttcttctttattggGCCGGCCCACTGGGAGGGGATCTAAATTCCAGGCCCAACGGGTCCCtttaaacccaaaagaaaatgttGGGGCTAAAGGGGACGGACCTAGCAAGGTGGGGGACGACTTTTGTAGCCTGGATTCCAAATGAACTGCATCTCTTGGATCGTTCGAAGGCATGAATGCCTCTACAAAGAGACTTGGGATTAAGAAGGTAATTAAGGACAATCAGGTCAAATTGGCTTGCTTACTTGAAACAAAAGTGAAAGTGGATAATTGTGCTGACATTCTTGACTTGTTTATAACTGATTGGAAGTATGTTCATAATGGTGAAACTGACTCTACTATCTGGATCTGGTTGGGCTGGGATTCAAAAGTCTTTATGGTTGAAGAAATCCAAAAGTCTAAGCAATTCATTCATGCTAGGGTGTCGATTTTGGGTACCTCTGTCACCTTTCTCTGTACTGCAGTGTATGCCTTCAATTCTATGGAAGACCGTAGGGATCTTTGGAGGGATGTGGGTGCAATTGCCAATAATATCTTGGAACCCTGGGTAGTTCTTGGGGATTTCAATGTGGTGCGACATCAAAATGAGAAGATTGGAGGAGATCCTATTCGGCAGGAGGCAGTAGATGAGTTTAACTCATTCATTTACGATACAGGGCTAGTTGATCTGAAATGGAAGGGAGAAGCTTTGACTTGGAATAATAGACAGAGTGGTAGTTCTCGCATTTGCTGCAAACTGGATAGGGTTATGGTAAATTTGACTTGGATGGATGCTTTACGATCATCTGAAGCTGCCTTTCTTCCTCCAGGTCTCTCGGATCACTCTCCAGTAGTTTTGTCCATTCTTGAAGATGCTAATTTAGGCCCAAAACCTTTCCGgttctttgaggcttggattggcaGGAGTGGGTTTGATGACACTGTTCTTAAAGGATGGAAGGAGCCGATTAGTATGGCTCTTAACCCCATCCTCCATTTTGCTACCTGGCTTAAAAATGTAAAGAAGGAGCTTAGGAAATGGAACAAAGAAAGTGTGGGAGATGTGTTTCAAGCTATTAAGGCTGCAGATATTGAGCTTAAACAGATTTAATGCACTCTTGGTGCTCATCCAAACAATCTGGACTTGGTCTCCATGGAATCACAAGCCAAACTAAAGTTGTGGGAAGCTCTGGCCATTGAAGAAAAGTTCTTAAAGGAGAAATCCAGGGTTAAACATATCCAGTTGGGTTATGGTAACAATAGTTTCTTTCATAAATCTATAGTCTACAGAAAGAATAGGAACCATTTTATGGAGATTCAGGGTGAAGTGGGAGTCATTATTAAGGATCCTAGCCTCATTAAGAAGGAAGCAACTTCATTTTATATGAATTTATTTGGAGCGGATGCTGATGATAAGGGTTTTTTCCTAGTTCTGTCCTTTACAAAGTGGGCTGTCCATTGTCCAACAGGAAGGTCTTATTGAAAATGTATCAAACAAGGAGATTATGGAAGTGGTGTTCGCTATGAAAAACTCCAAAGCTCCGGGGCCTGATGGAATTGGGGCAGctttcttcaaactttcttgGGACGTAGTAGGTGAAGACCTAACCTTGGCTGTGAAGTGATTCTTCTCCAAGTCTTACCTCCCAAGTTCGATCAATGCTACCTTCATTAGCTTGATTCCAAAGACGGGGGATGTGACTTCATTTGCTCTCTGCAATCTCTTTTATAAGATCATCACcaaaatcttatctaatagattacaaggagttGTTGGGAAGGTGGTTAGTGATTCTCAATCTGCATTCATCAAGGGGAGGTCCATTGCGGACAATATTCTTCtttgtcatgatgtggttagagggattgagcagaaaggtATAAGCCCTACAGCGGTGCcgaagattgatctccataaagccTATGATTCTCTCAGCAAAAAGTTCCTCTTCGATATcatggaaagaatgggtttcccCCAAAAGTTCAGTGATTGGGTAaaggcttgtgttgacactccctgTTTCTCTATACTCTTTAATGGGAGCCCCATTGGCTATttcaaaggaagaagaggaatcaAGCAAGGGGATCCCATTTCCCCTTACCTattcactattgccatggagGGATTCTCTACCTTGATAAGGAAGTTGGAAGTTGATGGCCAAATCAGCCTTCTCCCTAGATGCAAGAGCTCCCACCTCTCACATCTTATTTTTGCTAACGACCCGATGATCTTCGTGAAGGCCTCTCCCGATTCTATTTCGGCCCGTTTGGGGGCTCTAGATGATTTCATACCTTCTCTAGGTTGAAACTCAATAGAGCTAAGTCCTcaattattttagggggccttacccattcggccagactgcaacttttggaattaacgaactttgtggataccaagttgCCCATCAGGTATCTTGATGTTCCTCTTATTTCTCGCAGGCTGTCTATAGCTGATTGCTCCTCTATTCTTGATCGGGTGCGGAGTAGACTTGATGAATGGAAGGTTCGGTTCTTATCCTTTGCTGGTCGAGTGCAACTTTTGAGCTCCATTCTCCAAGGCTGCTATATTTATTGGTAAGGGATCTTTGCCCTTCCTGGTGCTGTCAAGAAAAAGCTggagtccatcttctccaatttcctCTGGAACGAAAGGTACATTATATCTCTTGGGATAATGTTTAAAACCTGAAATTGAAGGGGGTTTAGGAATAAGGAGAGTTTCTGATATAAATACTGCGAGCATTCTTAAACAAATCTAGTGGATTACCTCTAAGaaagacagtctttgggttaggttgGTTAACACCCGTTACCTAAagaatgactctatttggactgctaAAATCCCCCAAAACTATTCCCGGGTTTAGAGGAAAGTCCTAAaatatagagatttggttgagccaCATATCCACCACTTTGTTGGGAATGGCCAGGCAACTagactttggcttgataattggcatcctCAGGGGACtttgattaaaaggtttggGGATCGTATTCGTTATGATGTTGATTCACACAGTCTCGCCTTGGTCTCGGATATCATTAGAGATGGCAATTGGCACCCCATATCTCATGGATCTTTTGACTTGATTACTATTTGGAGAGACCTCCCCGGAGTCCCCCTATTGAATGGTGGAAATGACCTCGTTGTTTGGAAGAAAACCTCAAATGGATTATTTAGCACTAAGTCTGCTTGGGACTTGGTAAGGAGGAATTCGACTAAGGTGGCTAGGAGCAAGTATATTTGGTTTTCTGGATTCTTCCCTAGACAATCTTGTACAGCCTGGAGGTGTCTTATGGGGGGCGCTTCCAACTAAGGACCAATTAATCAAAAGAAATATCCCAGTTGGTCCTAATTGTGTTCTCTGCTGGGCAGGAGTGGAGAGTCATGATCATCTATTTTTCGAATGTGCATTCTCAAAAACCATTTGGGGGAAAGTTAGCTCTTTATGCTCTCCAAGCGGTAGTGGCCCCTCTGCTCTTAACGATGTGATTACTTGGCTCTCCTACGTGGTCTGCACTTGCGACAAGGTGGACATTATCTGTAAGCTAGCATTCTGTGCCACGGTGCATCATATCTAGTAGGAACGCAACCAGAGGCTATATAGTAATAAATCTAGGTCCCATGATCAGATTTTGGGAGCTATAAAGTTTGATGTTGTTACCAGGTGTGCTGCCTATCCTATTCCTACTGGTCATAGTCCAAGAAACCAATTCTTGGCTGAAAAATGGGGGTTCTAGTGAATTGGGTGGTCATGATCCCAAAGGCCTGTACCTGGTTTAGGCCCCCCTCTCACATGGCAGTCCTCCATTATGACGGGTCCTTGACATCAGATAGGGCTTCCTATGGGGGTCTCATCCGAAATGCCATGGGGGTTCCTATTCTGGCTTATGTTGGTAAGAGGGAGGAGGCCTCAATCCTTAGTATGGAGCTTTTAGCCATCTATAGAGGAATATCTCTGTGCTTGGAGAAAGATATTCAGAATATCTCGATTAGGTTTGATTCTAAGTTGGCAGTGGATATTCTTAATGGCACGATTACTTGTCCTTGGAGTGTGTATGTATTGAAGTGTCGGATTACTGTTTTCTTGGACCAACTACCTCATAAGGAAAttaggcatgtttggagggagctGAATCAACCGACatattttattgcttccattgaTAATGGGGATGGGGAATCTATTATCTATCCTCTGGATTTTCCAGGAGATCTGCTGGGATTGATACAGAACGATGCGGTTAGGAAGACTCATTTTAGACCTCcttgattttgggttttggtatcCCTGTATAACCGAGGGGCTGTCCTTGGGGTGTGGGGGCCCTCCTTCCtccttaggcctgtctaaggggtAGGAGTAGGCTGCCTtttttttctgtacttttttctttttcttagtcTTATACACTCACATTtacctatttaaaaaaaaaggggaataaattgtaaggggaaaataactataaaaaaaacaatgaataaCTAGTCAATGAGaacataactaatattgaaatcacaaaatgaactaTACAACTAATATAGTGACAAAAATATCAATGGaaacattgttacaaatcaatttccctattcataacctcatattCATTGATTTGTAAAAATTCCCCTTACAATCAGAGATTTTCTCACTAccattgaaatcaatggataatcaattcacctatttATAACCATACACTCGAATTTTTTTCGGTTTCATTCAGTTCGGTTATTGGTTTGGATATCGATCGGTTCGGTGTGGTTTGATTTTCAACTGATCCCATCATACCTCATTCCAAAACCAATCCGATAAGGATCGGTTCGGTCCTATTTTTCGATCAGATTCAGTCGGTCTTATCGGTTTGaattaggttttgacacccttggGGGAAACATTTACATTGGGAAGAATGGAGGGGGGGAGATAGAGATTAGGTACTTGCAATTGTTGTCTTCACCAGGCAGTTGCCGACACTGAGaactttcaacaaaatttccatTAAGCTAAACCTTATTTTGTCCATTTATCTATCAGTAAATATTACCCCCTcacctctaagtatccataatatcaaacccctcccccatgttttgaataatgataatgccctcccctacttttgaagattctatcaaccgtaccctaagtggCTAACGGAGTTAAAACAGCAGTTCAAAAGATGATATTACCCTTTTACACTAATTGAGTTAAATATCAGTTTATTGGGATAAAACCGTAAACCAGTGCACTGGTTTGGACCATTCCACTTGCACCAAACCAACCGACCAAACCAGATTTCtaaaaagcataaataaaaccctatttcctttatttatacCATAGTTTCATGATTTAGATCCTCTGCTACTggccccatcttcttcttccactcaaACCCTTATCCCCTACATCCAatgtcttcttcatctcttcttctgaCATACCAATGAACTAAATAGGGTTCCTCACCAAGAGAGTCATGAGGAGAGGGCAGATTTGTGGAAACTACCAAGttcgtcttcttcctcacacACTGAACCATCCAAAATCCCcttcctctcatcttcttaTCTCAATGAACTGAAAACTCGATGTCATTTTAGAGAGCAAGTGGAAAAAATCAGGGGGAGTCGAgatcctcttcctccttcaccTTCCTTATCTATGTACGATCCCTCCCTATCTCGCTTCCTAattctctccctttcttctttcctgtTACTATTTTCTTGTTGGCTTGCTCTGTTCGGGGTGATACTAGCAGACTGTAGTAGCTAGTAGATCTCACTCGTTGTGCTACATCTCTTTATGAAATTCTGGCCTTTAATACCTTCATTGGGGGTGATCATAGCCCATGAACTTGGGACCCTAACACTATCTCTATTGTGAGATCTAAACCAGAACTCAGACTTGGTTTGATCTTCCCGCCAACCATGGTTGCAATCGATTACTTGGTCCTTTATGTTTCTAAATCGCTTGGAATTACTAGCTTATATAGTTAGCAACCTACCTTTGAATTTTCAAGCCCATCTGAACTCATTTGGTGGAGTTCGATCAACTGAAGGCCCTCTAGTTATTCCACCTCTCTGTTTGGGACGAGAGCAGCAACCCAAGTCCCTGCAACCCTCctttccttccctctctctGAACTTAGTTCCTCTTTATCTAACTCAGACTTCTGCCCTTTCCCTGGACTAAATCCCTCCTTCTCTAACTCCATTTTCTTCTCATGCTTTCACTGAAGCTGCTATTCTGCTCAGAATTAAAACCACCACTGCCTCCGTAGAACGTATCTGGAATTGGAAATCTTTCCATAATATGCTGCAAAAACAAGCAGGCGACTCCGCAGTCGCCCATGGAAATGCAAAAAAAGAACCCTAATTCTCTCCTTCCCTAGGGCTATCAATTCTCATACGatcaaaattaaattgaaaaaaaaaaaacaagagttaATAAGGGAGAAATGCAACTTCAAAGCTTGGCTTCACACTGATCCGAATAGTGCCAAGTCATTGAGAGGAAGGGGATTTTGGAGGATTCCAGgtttgagaggaagaagacgataaGTTGTTTCTATGACAGGAAGTGGGTagtgaaaatagggttttggttttgttttttacttttggttTTGGTCGGTTTGGTTGGTTGGAAATGGTCTGTTTTGTTTTAACAGGCGGTTTAACCCATCTAACCGTCTTCTATAAAGGAAATTTGAATCATTTCAAAAATGTATGTTAGATTGCTCTACTGTCTCGTGTCGCTCTCACGAtagaagatctgaatcagaGGGATTTTGGGGTTGAAGAGGGCAAACATggaataaaattacattaagggtattattgggttttataaattttgtatataccatgtcatcacttaacgaCGTTTTTTAATGAtaagggtacggttgatagaatcttccAAAAGtagggagggcattatcattattcaaaacccaggggaggggtcTGATATTGTGGATAcattgaggggagggggatgatagtTACTCTTTATCTATTTATCAAAACATAATCTTTTCCCAAATAAGGGATTTATGGACAAAATGCCGTACCAAACTTGGATATTACAAAATAATCCATCAGTTGGACATGTCTGCAACTCTTCGAATTGAGCTAGCATTTTTAGCAGATCTCCTATCTAGGAgcattttaattattttaatggATGGTTTAAGAAACGTGTCAAGAATTGTGGGAAACTCATCAAATCTATAGATACAAGACCACCATGCCTCAAGGGATACTCATAATCATTAGAGCACCCTCCAAGTGACAAAATGAGGTTCCCCCAATCATTATAATCGAGGTAACTCCTAAAATATCTGAAGCCATGCCCAATTTCGAATGCTTCACTTTACCGACAAAGAAGGCCaaaagggatttttttccaCTGGTTTATGATCTAGGTATCCTACATCTCCGGACTTCCACACGAGGTATGTTGGTTTATGTTATTTTCAATATCTTGCCATGTATATAACTACTTTTAAAATGTTCACAATCTACGCTCGGCTTGATCCTTAACGAGTGTATGTGCACAACCTGGGCAGCTATATTATTGCCCAAGTTTATTCatctttttcctttccttttttctcccaTTTAATATGCATGGTGTTCAATCTAGCTACCTAGATTATAACTAGATTTACTGCTTTATGTGCATGAGAATTATTAAGCAAATAATATTAGTATGAATGGTCTACATAGAAAGAGACCAGCCTCCAACTAAGTGGGACTGGGTGTGTAAAAAACTCCATAACACATAACTTTGAATCTACCTAAGATCTAGGAAGACCCATGCCTTGTCAATCGTGAGTCAATATTCTTCCTCAAAAGAGGAAGACAtgtatgggtcctagacccttatcTAGGTGACAACTCCTTGACATAAATAGAATAATCCAACCTAaggaatcatcatcatcatctccccTTCCCAACGGAAGCACAGACAGAGAACAATGCATGGAATGGAGGTGTGGCATGCGGACCAACCCCCTGGAGACCCACAactgacaaatttttttttgaccaAATATCCAGTTTCAAGAATTTTCTCCTCCAAGGTTATTGTGATCATTTTTCATGGACAATTGGTACACGTGTCATGAATTTTAAAAAACTCCCTCTATCTATAAATACAATGTCGTTACACTTCATTGGATACTCATAATCATCAAAGCAACCTCTCCACtaacaaaatgaggtgtctacatcTGATGCATACTCTAAGAGAGCTTAAAGAAAGCAAAGCTACACTCTTATAGCTAGATGGATTAAGGGCAAGTGGATACAAATAACTAGTCATGTCGTACCAATGCTGGTTGAACcctaattaatattaaaatatgGTCATAAGAAAATCATACTCGATCCTATGATATGCTTTAGACATATCCAACTTAAGAGTCATCCAACTCTATTTAACCTTATAACACTTAAGGAAATCAAAAGTCTCGTGTGGGATGATATTATCAGGGATCTACAATTATTGCCTCACATGATTATATCATTAATGTAAtttcatttcatatttggttgttttatgttattttattttgcatCCAAATCGCTTGGAtttgaataataaaataaaagataagttATTATTGTTACAAAggtctcttattttttttcaaatgtcacaaAACATCTACTATGCCATGTGGACAATTGATATATCCAtttcaaccgttggatagaGAAGACTTAGTATaaattagccacatgtcaaatttcagaatctaattcaatcaaacacCCCTTTTGTATTGGCACACATCTCGTGCATGTCCATGCATGTTTCCTAATACTCCAGACATTATTATGCACTCTCCCAACTCTAAGTCGGAACAAgcggtttaaactaaaaaataaaagtgaaagACTCATATCCATCTTTTGATTTTCGAAAACATCACCTTACATTGTTGCATTGATAATTATATCAAGgaaaagaagtttacaaacctaaaaaagtaatGTTTGTTATGGTCCGCATGATTATATCACTAGCTCCAAATCATTCGTTAAAAGTCCAATCAATAAATCAGTTATATCAATTGTTAAACAGTATAGTTCTTAATGAATAGTTATTGTAGTTGCTTCAAGTCAGTTGACAACAAGTATGAATGTAAGAGGGTAAGAATTTGATCAAAAAAGACTTATCTCTTtacctctttcttttctcttctttctctaacATCCAATGTCCACACTCTTCAT
The sequence above is a segment of the Telopea speciosissima isolate NSW1024214 ecotype Mountain lineage chromosome 7, Tspe_v1, whole genome shotgun sequence genome. Coding sequences within it:
- the LOC122668521 gene encoding uncharacterized protein LOC122668521, whose protein sequence is MAVLHYDGSLTSDRASYGGLIRNAMGVPILAYVGKREEASILSMELLAIYRGISLCLEKDIQNISIRFDSKLAVDILNGTITCPWSVYVLKCRITVFLDQLPHKEIRHVWRELNQPTYFIASIDNGDGESIIYPLDFPGDLLGLIQNDAVRKTHFRPP